Part of the Pseudomonas sp. P8_241 genome is shown below.
CGCTCGCCCCTTTCAGGACAGCTTCTAAGGAGCAGTCATGAGCTATGTGATCGACCGACGTCTCAATGGCAAGAACAAGAGCACGGTGAACCGCCAGCGGTTTCTGCGGCGATACCGTGATCACATCAAAAAGGCTGTCGAAGAGGCGGTCAGCCGGCGCTCCATTACCGATATGGAACACGGCGAGCAAATCAGCATTCCCGGCCGCGATATCGATGAGCCGGTGCTTCACCACGGTCGCGGCGGCAAACAGACGGTCGTGCATCCGGGCAACAAGGAGTTCACCAGCGGCGAGCACATTGCCCGTCCGCCAGGCGGTGGGGGTGGCCGAGGGCCCGGAAAAGCCGGTAACTCGGGCGAAGGCATGGACGAGTTTGTCTTCCAGATCACTCAGGAGGAATTTCTTGAATTCATGTTCGAGGACCTCGAACTGCCGAACCTGGTCAAACGCAACCTGACCGGCACAGACACCTTCAAGACCGTACGAGCGGGGATCAGCAACGAAGGCAACCCGTCGCGGATCAACATCATTCGCACCCTGCGTTCAGCCCATGCCCGACGGATTGCCCTGTCCGGCAGCAGCCGGGCGAAACTGCGCGAAGCCAAAGAAGAACTCGTGCGACTCAAGCTGGAAGAACCAGACAACTTCGGCGATATCCAGGAAATCGAAGCCGAAATTGAAAAACTTAGCGCACGCATCCATCGTGTGCCGTTTCTTGACACGTTCGACCTCAAGTACAACCTGCTCATCAAACAACCCAACCCCAGCTCCAAGGCCGTGATGTTTTGCCTGATGGACGTCTCCGGCTCGATGACCCAGGCGACCAAGGACATCGCCAAGCGCTTTTTCATCCTCCTTTATCTATTCCTCAAGCGTAATTACGACAAGATCGACGTCGTGTTCATCCGCCACCACACCAGCGCCCGCGAAGTGGACGAGGAAGAGTTTTTCTACTCCCGGGAAACCGGCGGTACCATCGTGTCCAGCGCCTTGAAACTGATGCAAGAGATCATGGCCGAGCGGTATCCAAGCAATGAGTGGAACATCTACGCCGCCCAGGCTTCCGACGGCGACAACTGGAATGACGACTCGCCGATCTGCCGCGACATCCTGATC
Proteins encoded:
- a CDS encoding YeaH/YhbH family protein, whose product is MSYVIDRRLNGKNKSTVNRQRFLRRYRDHIKKAVEEAVSRRSITDMEHGEQISIPGRDIDEPVLHHGRGGKQTVVHPGNKEFTSGEHIARPPGGGGGRGPGKAGNSGEGMDEFVFQITQEEFLEFMFEDLELPNLVKRNLTGTDTFKTVRAGISNEGNPSRINIIRTLRSAHARRIALSGSSRAKLREAKEELVRLKLEEPDNFGDIQEIEAEIEKLSARIHRVPFLDTFDLKYNLLIKQPNPSSKAVMFCLMDVSGSMTQATKDIAKRFFILLYLFLKRNYDKIDVVFIRHHTSAREVDEEEFFYSRETGGTIVSSALKLMQEIMAERYPSNEWNIYAAQASDGDNWNDDSPICRDILINQIMPFVQYYTYVEITPREHQALWFEYERIAEAFSDTFAQQQLVSAGDIYPVFRELFQRRLVT